The following proteins are encoded in a genomic region of Gimesia algae:
- a CDS encoding sensor histidine kinase — MIEAALKAQEDMGHLFEEVRQYAAPVQLHFQMIDVGQLIDETWDLLTLTRKGRDVRLLQPDTDLNLECEIDRFHIRNAIRNILENSLAACDDPVEIDIDFSEVQDTNRRFLRIAIRDNGPGFTPDQAKKVFDAFYTTKTHGTGLGLSITKRLVERHGGQVKLGSDYHNGAEIVLTLPRSQP, encoded by the coding sequence TTGATCGAGGCTGCCCTCAAAGCCCAGGAAGACATGGGGCATCTGTTTGAGGAAGTTCGCCAGTATGCGGCACCAGTTCAATTGCACTTTCAGATGATCGACGTGGGACAACTCATCGACGAAACATGGGATCTGCTTACTCTGACCAGGAAGGGCCGGGATGTAAGATTACTACAGCCTGATACCGATCTCAATTTGGAATGTGAGATCGACAGATTTCATATACGAAATGCGATTCGCAACATTCTGGAAAACTCGCTGGCTGCCTGTGATGATCCTGTGGAAATAGACATTGATTTTTCCGAAGTGCAGGATACAAATCGTCGATTTTTGCGGATTGCAATTCGAGATAATGGACCGGGATTCACACCCGACCAAGCGAAAAAAGTCTTTGACGCATTCTACACAACCAAGACGCATGGAACCGGTCTGGGTTTATCGATCACCAAACGGCTAGTTGAGCGACATGGAGGCCAGGTGAAACTTGGTTCCGATTATCATAATGGGGCTGAAATCGTCCTCACTTTACCCAGGAGCCAACCATGA
- a CDS encoding ANTAR domain-containing response regulator: protein MSKSLRIAIAEDEHELLVDLEETLHEFGHQVVAKANNGRELVQLCRETRPDLVITDIKMPEMDGLEAAEQIRDESPLPIIILSAYHDSEFVERALKENVLAFLVKPLSDQSLKTSITLAMRRFKEFQLLEQQAIDLQQALEDRKIIERAKGIIMSRAELSEQDAFRRLQLLSSQKNQKLVEIAHTIVDAEDLFKL from the coding sequence ATGAGCAAATCATTACGAATCGCGATTGCAGAAGACGAACATGAACTGCTTGTCGATCTCGAAGAAACACTGCACGAGTTTGGCCATCAGGTCGTAGCGAAGGCAAACAACGGCAGGGAGCTTGTTCAGCTTTGCCGAGAAACACGACCGGATTTGGTCATCACTGATATTAAGATGCCGGAAATGGATGGTTTAGAGGCAGCAGAGCAGATTCGCGATGAGAGTCCGCTCCCGATCATCATACTGTCTGCCTACCATGACTCAGAATTCGTAGAACGCGCACTCAAAGAAAATGTTCTGGCATTTCTGGTCAAACCTCTCAGCGACCAGAGTTTGAAGACCTCGATTACTTTGGCTATGCGTCGATTCAAGGAATTTCAACTTTTAGAGCAGCAGGCTATCGATCTCCAGCAGGCACTCGAAGATCGTAAAATCATCGAACGAGCCAAAGGAATTATCATGAGTCGTGCTGAGTTGAGTGAGCAAGACGCGTTTCGCCGACTGCAACTCCTTTCGAGCCAAAAAAACCAGAAGTTAGTGGAGATTGCCCACACGATTGTTGACGCTGAGGATTTATTCAAACTTTAA
- a CDS encoding cytochrome C: MQFSDTSILIIISSLIFISGCDTGPKSAKGFSLPEGDATQGEQTFVELKCHACHTVSDVKLPEVESELSIGLGGKVARIKTYGELVTSIINPSHRLAKGYPSAEIESDGQSKMKNYNEAMTVDQLINLVAFLQAHYELEEYTPTYYPVIP, encoded by the coding sequence ATGCAATTTTCTGATACCAGCATACTGATCATTATTTCGTCACTGATATTCATTTCCGGATGCGATACGGGGCCGAAATCTGCGAAGGGCTTTAGTCTGCCCGAGGGAGATGCCACACAAGGAGAACAAACTTTCGTCGAATTGAAATGTCACGCATGTCATACGGTTTCCGATGTGAAACTTCCGGAAGTGGAATCAGAACTCTCAATTGGGCTGGGAGGCAAAGTCGCGCGAATCAAAACATACGGTGAACTGGTGACCTCAATTATCAACCCGTCGCACCGGTTGGCAAAAGGCTATCCGTCTGCCGAGATTGAAAGCGATGGTCAATCAAAAATGAAAAATTACAACGAAGCAATGACAGTAGACCAGCTGATCAATTTGGTGGCATTTCTACAGGCTCATTACGAATTGGAGGAGTATACGCCAACCTATTATCCCGTGATTCCCTGA
- the csrA gene encoding carbon storage regulator CsrA, with amino-acid sequence MLILTRKTMQRIRIADDIEMVVLDIGGKKVRLGFNCPKEIPVHRSEIYDQIHRLQDETIQETLDSHNEPSVPKTVLEK; translated from the coding sequence ATGCTCATCCTGACCAGAAAGACTATGCAAAGAATTCGGATCGCCGATGACATTGAAATGGTTGTGCTTGATATCGGAGGTAAAAAGGTGCGGTTGGGTTTTAACTGCCCTAAAGAGATCCCGGTTCATCGCAGTGAAATTTACGACCAAATCCATCGTTTGCAGGATGAGACTATTCAGGAAACATTGGACAGTCACAACGAGCCTTCGGTTCCGAAGACCGTTTTAGAAAAGTAA